The proteins below are encoded in one region of Brachyspira intermedia PWS/A:
- a CDS encoding M20 metallopeptidase family protein, whose amino-acid sequence MKELDLIKNKIKIIKKELINIRRDIHSHPELSNEEFRTMDIVSKYLTFHSIKHRTKVAGTGVIADIEGIDKSFTVAFRADIDALPIEDLKYCDYSSKNKGVCHACGHDVHTAINMGIANIFSNNNENKEKIVPPCNVRLIFQPAEETTGGALRMIKENALENVNVIYGLHVSSNADIGYIQINDNIVNASCLDFIIKVYGKSSHGANPAGGVDAIVIASKIINDLQTVISRNIAAEDSAVITIGTINGGTATNIICDYVEITGTIRALKESIMDKVKSRIKKIIKFTANSFDGDAEFIETVYFASLVNWKDASSIIRENAFEFLGENKILELNPSLGAEDFSFFVQNKPGAFFYVGSRNEKKGITHKAHNGLFDVDENCIEIGLMLQIMNLYKSYSKKDLFYIGKERN is encoded by the coding sequence ATGAAAGAATTAGATTTAATAAAAAATAAAATAAAAATCATAAAAAAAGAATTAATAAATATAAGACGGGATATACATTCTCATCCTGAATTATCGAATGAAGAGTTTAGAACTATGGATATAGTATCTAAATATTTAACATTTCATAGTATAAAGCATAGAACAAAAGTTGCAGGTACTGGTGTTATAGCTGATATTGAAGGTATTGATAAGAGTTTTACTGTTGCCTTTAGAGCAGATATTGATGCACTTCCTATAGAAGATTTAAAATATTGTGATTATTCTTCTAAAAATAAAGGTGTTTGTCATGCATGCGGTCATGATGTGCATACGGCTATTAATATGGGTATAGCAAATATATTTTCAAATAATAATGAAAATAAAGAAAAGATTGTACCTCCTTGTAATGTGAGATTAATATTTCAGCCCGCCGAAGAAACTACAGGCGGTGCTTTACGTATGATAAAAGAGAATGCCTTAGAAAATGTTAATGTTATATACGGGCTTCATGTTTCATCTAATGCTGATATTGGATATATACAGATAAATGATAATATAGTTAATGCAAGCTGTTTAGATTTTATAATAAAAGTTTATGGAAAAAGCAGTCATGGTGCTAATCCAGCAGGCGGTGTGGATGCTATAGTTATTGCATCAAAAATAATAAATGATTTACAAACTGTAATAAGCAGAAATATAGCTGCAGAGGATAGTGCTGTTATTACAATAGGTACGATTAATGGCGGAACAGCTACAAATATAATATGTGATTATGTTGAAATCACAGGTACTATAAGAGCTTTAAAAGAAAGCATTATGGATAAGGTAAAATCAAGAATAAAAAAGATTATAAAGTTTACAGCTAATTCTTTTGATGGAGATGCTGAGTTTATAGAAACTGTTTATTTTGCAAGTCTTGTGAATTGGAAAGATGCATCAAGTATTATAAGAGAGAATGCTTTTGAGTTTTTGGGCGAAAATAAAATATTGGAATTAAATCCTTCTTTAGGTGCTGAAGATTTTTCTTTTTTTGTTCAGAATAAACCTGGTGCATTTTTTTATGTTGGTTCAAGAAATGAAAAGAAAGGAATAACTCATAAAGCTCATAATGGATTATTCGATGTAGATGAAAACTGTATAGAAATAGGATTGATGCTTCAGATAATGAATCTTTATAAAAGTTATTCAAAAAAAGATTTATTTTATATCGGAAAAGAAAGAAATTAA
- a CDS encoding Cof-type HAD-IIB family hydrolase: MNISKEQIKLIATDLDGTLLNNNKEITEYNINILKKLIKNYNVQLILSSGRPYEGVKSYNKILENNNYSIIFNGASIVDNSGKVIYKQTVEENNAKTIIKLSEKYDVCVHVYDNGKYIVSKEDFPIKSYVQKEQTIDPIIGLENIETYRFDKMLILGKRDILNELYKEILENTDVHSSFSGDLSLEITSKIGNKGKSLEWICNNKGISPDNIIAFGDNYNDIEMIEYAGIGVAMANAEEELKQKADYIALSNKEDGVGKFLSSIFSI, translated from the coding sequence ATGAATATTTCAAAAGAACAAATAAAATTAATAGCTACAGATTTAGACGGTACTTTATTAAACAATAATAAAGAGATAACAGAATATAATATAAATATATTAAAAAAATTGATTAAAAATTATAATGTTCAATTAATATTATCAAGCGGAAGACCTTATGAAGGGGTTAAAAGCTACAATAAAATTTTAGAAAATAATAATTATTCTATTATTTTTAACGGGGCTTCTATAGTTGATAATAGCGGTAAAGTGATATACAAACAAACTGTTGAAGAAAATAATGCCAAAACTATAATAAAACTTTCAGAAAAATATGATGTATGTGTTCATGTTTATGATAATGGAAAGTATATAGTATCAAAGGAAGATTTTCCTATAAAATCTTATGTGCAAAAAGAACAGACTATTGATCCTATTATAGGACTTGAAAATATTGAAACTTACAGATTTGATAAAATGTTAATTTTAGGTAAGAGAGATATTTTAAATGAACTTTATAAAGAAATATTAGAAAATACTGATGTTCATTCTTCTTTTTCCGGTGATTTATCTTTGGAAATAACATCTAAAATTGGAAATAAAGGAAAATCATTAGAATGGATTTGCAATAATAAAGGTATAAGCCCTGATAATATTATAGCTTTCGGAGATAATTATAATGATATTGAAATGATTGAATATGCTGGTATTGGAGTTGCTATGGCTAATGCAGAAGAAGAATTAAAACAAAAAGCTGATTATATTGCACTTTCAAATAAAGAAGATGGAGTAGGTAAGTTCTTAAGCAGTATTTTTTCAATATAA
- a CDS encoding Cof-type HAD-IIB family hydrolase, with product MDISDISKDKIKLIATDLDCTLLNDKKEIGSHTVEILNKLMNDYKIELILSSGRPYEGVKNYNKLLKNNNYSIIFNGACIADKEGKIIYRKTIEENISESIIKLSEKYNVCIHIYDNGKYIVSKEDFPIKSYVQKEQSLPAVYGLNNIRTYIIDKMLILGERDILNKLQAEIDSQFNVHSCFSGPLSLEITANGANKGNALKWVCDNKGISYNNIIAFGDNLNDIEMIEYAGIGVAMANAEEKLKQKADYIALSNEEDGVGNFLKNIFKLG from the coding sequence ATGGATATTTCAGATATTTCAAAAGATAAAATAAAATTAATAGCTACAGATTTAGACTGTACTTTACTTAATGATAAAAAAGAAATAGGAAGTCATACTGTAGAAATACTAAATAAACTTATGAATGATTATAAAATAGAACTCATATTATCAAGCGGACGTCCTTATGAAGGAGTAAAAAATTATAATAAACTTCTTAAAAATAATAATTATTCAATCATTTTTAATGGAGCTTGTATTGCTGATAAAGAAGGAAAAATTATATATAGAAAGACAATTGAAGAAAATATATCTGAATCTATAATAAAATTATCAGAAAAATATAATGTATGCATACATATTTATGATAATGGTAAATATATAGTATCAAAAGAAGATTTTCCTATAAAATCCTATGTACAAAAAGAGCAGTCTCTTCCTGCTGTTTACGGATTAAATAATATAAGAACTTATATTATTGATAAAATGCTTATTTTAGGAGAAAGAGATATTTTAAATAAACTGCAAGCGGAAATAGATTCACAATTTAATGTTCATTCTTGTTTTTCTGGTCCTCTTTCTTTAGAGATAACTGCTAATGGTGCTAATAAAGGAAATGCTTTAAAATGGGTTTGTGATAATAAAGGGATAAGTTATAATAATATTATAGCTTTCGGGGATAATTTGAATGATATTGAAATGATTGAATATGCAGGTATTGGCGTTGCTATGGCTAATGCAGAAGAAAAGTTAAAACAAAAAGCTGATTATATTGCACTTTCAAATGAAGAAGATGGTGTAGGAAATTTTCTAAAAAATATTTTTAAATTAGGATAA
- a CDS encoding phosphoribosylformylglycinamidine synthase, whose amino-acid sequence MNYRIFIEKKDGFNLEAKRLENQLKENFKIKCNVRLLNVYDIFNIEESQLNNSIKVIFSEPPTDKIVEKKDFESLKYFAVEYLPGQFDQRADSALQCLKLIYNDIKDVTIVSGKVVIFDGNIDDSTIEKIKKFYINPVESREKDLSKLEIEPHQKADDIKDVENFINLNIDELHKYRDTLDLAMTYKDIEFVQNYFKNEEKRNPTETEIKVLDTYWSDHCRHTTFMTKINDVKLENDKSNFSEVILNAINRYYSMRKELYGEDVDSKRDINLMDMATVSAKYIKKKGKLEDLEISDEINACSIYIDVDAIDENGKNKIEKYLLMFKNETHNHPTEIEPFGGASTCLGGAIRDPLSGRSYVYQAIRVTGSANPLEKLEDTLAGKLPQKKITTTAAAGYSSYGNQIGLTTCLVNEIYDEGYKAKRLEVGAVVGAVPVSYVRREKPKAGDIVIVLGGRTGRDGCGGATGSSKSHTDTSLRLCGAEVQKGNAPEERKIQRLFRNKEVTKLIKKCNDFGAGGVSVAIGELSDGIDINLDVLPVKYLGLNGTELAISESQERMAVVVESKDADNFIKLANEENIEATKVATITDTNRLVMYLKGKKIVDISRKFLDTNGAKQETNAVLKDINFENNPFSTKNACSLTSHWFNMIEDLNVASQKGLIEMFDSSIGATTVLMPFGGKYQMTPSDVSIQKIPIFDNNAKEINTASAISWGYNPSIMKWSEFHGGIYSVIESMSKLVSIGADYKNIRLSFQEYFEKLGNDAKKWGKVYSALLGTIYAQTEFDIPAIGGKDSMSGTFNNISVPSTLISFAVSTVNSKDVISPEFKSANNYVYLIKHNMLENYIPNVSEIKENFDFIHQNIKDKKILSAYTIKFGGIAEALTKMSFGNRIGVDIKDELYFFNLMPASFIVETKEELNYKNAVLIGKTINEYKIKVCGETVDLEEIEKLWLDKLSPVFPYKTYEDVETYQLAEYKREAPFICKNKTAKPNVLIAAFLGTNCEYDTQKAFSDAGANTDIFVFRNIKPEYIKESIEEMSKKIDNSQIFMIPGGFSAADEPDGSGKFISAILTNEKIKNSIHKLLERDGLVLGICNGFQALIKSGLLPYGKIGNITENSPTLTFNKIGRHISQMVTTKVVSNNSPWLYNIPVGSELVVPVSHGEGRFFADENTVKELIKKGQVATQYVNLESKPTNEFRFNPNGSVYAIEGIISEDGKVLGKMGHSERYGNNLYKNIITKDIYNIFENGVNYFK is encoded by the coding sequence ATGAACTATCGTATTTTCATCGAAAAAAAAGACGGCTTTAATTTAGAAGCTAAAAGATTAGAAAATCAATTAAAAGAGAATTTCAAAATAAAATGTAATGTAAGACTTCTCAATGTTTATGATATTTTCAATATTGAAGAAAGTCAGTTAAATAATTCTATAAAAGTAATATTTTCAGAACCTCCTACTGATAAAATTGTTGAAAAAAAAGATTTTGAGAGTTTAAAATATTTTGCTGTTGAATATTTACCGGGACAATTCGATCAAAGAGCAGATTCAGCATTACAATGTTTGAAGCTTATTTATAATGATATAAAAGATGTAACTATAGTAAGCGGAAAAGTTGTTATTTTTGATGGCAATATAGATGACAGTACAATAGAAAAAATAAAAAAATTCTATATTAACCCAGTAGAAAGCAGAGAAAAAGATTTAAGCAAATTAGAAATAGAACCTCATCAAAAAGCTGATGATATTAAAGATGTAGAAAATTTTATTAATTTAAATATAGATGAACTTCATAAATATAGAGATACTCTTGATTTGGCAATGACTTATAAAGATATAGAGTTTGTACAGAATTATTTCAAAAATGAAGAGAAAAGAAACCCAACAGAAACAGAAATAAAAGTACTTGATACATATTGGTCAGATCATTGCCGCCATACTACATTCATGACAAAGATAAATGATGTAAAATTAGAAAATGATAAAAGTAATTTTTCAGAAGTTATACTCAATGCTATTAATAGATATTATAGTATGAGAAAAGAGCTTTACGGTGAAGATGTTGACAGTAAAAGAGATATTAATTTAATGGACATGGCAACAGTATCTGCTAAATACATAAAGAAAAAAGGAAAGCTTGAAGATTTAGAAATTTCAGATGAAATAAATGCATGTTCTATTTATATAGATGTTGATGCCATTGATGAGAACGGAAAAAATAAAATAGAAAAATATTTATTAATGTTTAAAAACGAGACTCATAACCACCCTACAGAGATCGAACCTTTCGGAGGTGCTTCTACATGTTTGGGCGGAGCTATAAGAGACCCGCTTTCTGGAAGAAGCTATGTATATCAGGCAATAAGAGTTACAGGAAGTGCAAATCCATTAGAAAAACTAGAAGATACTTTAGCCGGCAAACTTCCTCAAAAGAAAATAACAACAACTGCAGCAGCAGGATATTCTTCTTATGGTAACCAAATAGGACTTACAACTTGTTTAGTTAATGAAATATACGATGAAGGATATAAGGCAAAAAGACTTGAAGTAGGTGCTGTTGTAGGTGCAGTTCCTGTTAGTTATGTACGCAGAGAAAAGCCAAAAGCAGGCGATATAGTTATAGTGCTTGGAGGAAGAACAGGAAGAGATGGATGCGGAGGTGCTACTGGTTCATCAAAAAGTCACACTGATACATCTTTAAGACTTTGCGGTGCTGAAGTTCAAAAAGGTAATGCTCCGGAAGAAAGAAAGATTCAAAGATTATTTAGAAATAAAGAAGTTACTAAATTAATAAAAAAATGTAATGACTTCGGGGCTGGCGGTGTTTCTGTTGCTATAGGTGAATTATCTGACGGAATTGACATTAATCTTGATGTTTTACCTGTTAAATATTTAGGATTGAATGGTACTGAATTAGCAATATCAGAATCTCAGGAGAGAATGGCTGTTGTTGTTGAAAGTAAAGATGCAGATAATTTTATAAAACTTGCTAATGAAGAAAATATTGAAGCTACAAAAGTTGCTACTATAACAGATACTAACAGACTTGTAATGTATTTGAAAGGCAAAAAAATTGTGGATATAAGCCGTAAGTTTTTAGATACTAACGGAGCTAAGCAGGAAACTAATGCAGTTCTTAAAGATATTAATTTTGAAAATAATCCTTTTAGCACAAAGAATGCATGTTCTTTAACATCTCATTGGTTCAACATGATAGAAGATTTGAATGTTGCTTCTCAAAAGGGACTTATTGAAATGTTTGATTCATCAATAGGGGCTACTACTGTATTAATGCCTTTCGGCGGAAAATACCAAATGACTCCAAGTGATGTAAGCATTCAAAAAATACCAATATTCGATAATAATGCTAAAGAAATCAATACTGCTTCTGCTATATCTTGGGGTTATAATCCTTCTATAATGAAATGGTCAGAGTTCCATGGAGGTATATATTCTGTAATAGAATCAATGTCAAAACTTGTTTCTATTGGTGCTGATTATAAAAATATAAGATTATCATTCCAAGAATATTTTGAGAAATTAGGAAATGATGCTAAAAAATGGGGTAAAGTTTATTCTGCATTACTCGGTACAATATATGCTCAGACTGAATTTGATATACCAGCTATAGGCGGTAAAGACTCTATGAGCGGTACTTTCAATAATATATCAGTGCCTTCAACTTTAATATCATTTGCAGTATCAACTGTAAACTCTAAAGATGTTATATCTCCAGAGTTCAAATCTGCTAATAATTATGTTTACTTAATAAAACATAATATGTTAGAAAATTACATACCTAATGTTTCTGAAATAAAAGAGAATTTTGACTTTATACATCAAAATATAAAAGACAAAAAAATATTATCAGCTTATACAATAAAATTCGGAGGTATTGCTGAAGCTTTAACAAAAATGTCTTTCGGAAACAGAATAGGTGTTGATATAAAAGATGAGCTTTATTTCTTTAATTTAATGCCTGCTTCTTTTATAGTAGAAACTAAAGAAGAATTAAATTATAAAAATGCTGTACTTATAGGAAAAACTATAAATGAATACAAAATAAAAGTATGCGGTGAAACTGTAGATTTAGAAGAAATAGAAAAATTATGGCTTGATAAATTATCTCCAGTATTCCCTTATAAAACTTATGAGGATGTAGAAACTTACCAGCTAGCTGAATACAAAAGAGAAGCCCCATTTATATGCAAAAATAAAACAGCTAAACCTAATGTTTTAATAGCTGCATTCTTAGGTACTAACTGTGAATATGACACTCAAAAAGCATTCTCTGATGCTGGTGCTAATACTGATATTTTTGTATTTAGAAACATTAAACCAGAGTACATAAAAGAATCTATTGAAGAGATGTCTAAAAAAATAGATAATTCACAGATATTTATGATACCAGGAGGATTCAGTGCTGCAGATGAGCCTGACGGTTCCGGAAAGTTTATTTCTGCAATACTTACAAATGAGAAAATTAAAAATTCTATACATAAATTATTAGAACGTGACGGACTTGTTTTGGGTATATGTAATGGTTTCCAAGCATTAATCAAATCAGGACTTCTTCCTTATGGAAAGATAGGAAACATTACAGAAAACTCTCCAACTCTTACATTCAATAAAATAGGAAGACATATTTCTCAAATGGTAACAACAAAGGTAGTATCAAACAATTCTCCTTGGTTATACAATATACCAGTAGGAAGCGAATTAGTTGTTCCTGTTTCTCATGGTGAGGGAAGATTCTTTGCTGATGAAAATACAGTAAAAGAGTTAATCAAAAAAGGACAAGTTGCTACTCAATATGTTAATTTAGAATCAAAGCCTACTAATGAGTTTAGATTCAATCCTAATGGTTCAGTTTATGCCATTGAAGGTATAATTTCAGAGGATGGAAAAGTATTGGGTAAGATGGGACATAGTGAAAGATACGGAAACAATTTATACAAAAACATCATTACAAAAGATATTTATAACATCTTTGAAAATGGTGTGAATTATTTCAAATAA